From Chiloscyllium plagiosum isolate BGI_BamShark_2017 chromosome 38, ASM401019v2, whole genome shotgun sequence, a single genomic window includes:
- the LOC122541702 gene encoding steroidogenic acute regulatory protein-like, translating into MLPATFKLCCGISHQHFRNMTGLKRTAVAAVAYEMRRMKIKDNFLSGTWDSLVQKKKPHPALKVEDERLEIKRTLSTEELSYVKQGEDALQKALGILSQDAGWTTEIKMENGDNVMSKVLPGVGKVFKLEGVLDATTEHVYHELYEKVDQMSSWNPSIKHLHVLRKIGKDTMVTYEIMGDTAGNIIGRRDFVSVRHCWKEGSCCYLTGIATESKCMPPQKDFVRGETGISCIILHPAGTKNKTRFTWLLSMDLKGWLPKSLINQALSRAQVDFTEHLRRQLSSSSFSISC; encoded by the exons ATGTTACCAGCAACATTCAAATTGTGCTGTGGAATCTCACATCAGCATTTCAGGAACATGACAG GATTGAAGAGAACTGCAGTAGCTGCCGTAGCATATGAAATGAGAAGAATGAAAATTAAAGATAATTTTCTGTCAGGAACCTGGGATTCTCTagtccagaaaaaaaaacctcaccCAG CTCTCAAAGTCGAAGATGAAAGATTGGAAATAAAACGGACTCTCAGCACAGAAGAACTATCCTACGTGAAGCAAGGGGAAGATGCTTTACAAAAGGCTCTGGGGATTTTAAGCCAGGATGCCGGATGGACAACAGAAATCAAAATG GAGAATGGTGACAATGTTATGAGCAAAGTTCTACCTGGAGTTGGAAAAGTCTTCAAATTGGAGGGTGTGCTGGATGCAACTACGGAACATGTGTATCATGAGCTTTATGAGAAAGTTGACCAAATGAGCTCATGGAATCCAAGCATCAAACACTTGCAT GTCTTGCGGAAAATTGGCAAAGATACCATGGTGACTTACGAAATCATGGGAGACACAGCTGGAAACATCATTGGACGGAGAGACTTTGTGAGTGTGAGGCATTGCTGGAAAGAAGGATCTTGCTGCTACTTGACGGGAATAGCCACTGAATCCAAGTGCATGCCACCACAGAAAGACTTTGTGAG AGGTGAAACTGGGATTTCGTGTATTATCCTACATCCTGCAGGCACCAAGAACAAGACACGATTTACTTGGCTTCTCAGCATGGACCTGAAG GGCTGGCTGCCAAAATCCCTTATCAATCAAGCATTGTCACGGGCACAGGTGGATTTCACCGAACATTTACGCCGACAACTCTCTTCAAGCTCATTCTCCATATCCTGCTGA